The following proteins are co-located in the Gossypium hirsutum isolate 1008001.06 chromosome A02, Gossypium_hirsutum_v2.1, whole genome shotgun sequence genome:
- the LOC107916478 gene encoding aconitate hydratase, cytoplasmic isoform X3 encodes MAAQNAFNTILKTLEKPDGGEFGKYYCLPALNDPRIDKLPYCIKILLESAIRNCDEFQVKSKDVEKIIDWENTSPKQVEIPFMPARVLLQDATGVPAVVDLACMRDAMNKLGGDSNKINPLVPVDLVIDHSVQVDVAGSEDAVQANMELEFQRNKERFAFLKWGSNAFDNMLVVPPGLGIVHQFQGREKESHTVTDDELGLAWTQNTYLHTTMIDGLGVAGWGVGGIEAEAAMLGQPMSMVLPGVVGFKLLGKLRDDVTATDLVLTVTQMLRKHGVVGKFVEFYGEGMGELSLADRATIANMSPDYGATMGFFPVDHLTLQYLQLTGRSDETPQIEKVYSSYLELKLEDVEPCISGPKRPHDRVPLQEMKADWHACLDNRVGFKGFAIPKESQNKVAKFSFHGTPAELRHGDVVIAAITSCTNTSNPSVMLGAAVAAKKACELGLEVKPWIKTSLAPGSGVVTRYLQKSGLQKYLNQLGFHIVGYGCTTCIGNSGDIDESVASAISENDMVAAAVLSGNRNFEGRVHPLTRANYLASPPLVVAYSLAGTVDIDFEKEPIGKGKDGKEIFFRDIWPSSEEVANVVQSSLLPDMFKATYQAITKGNPMWNELSVPSSNLYAWDSTSTYNHEPPYFKDMTMSPPGPHRVKDAYCLLNFGDSITTDHVSPAGSIHKDSPAAKFLLEHGVDRRDFNSYGSRRGNDEVMARGTFANIRLVNKLLEGEVGPKTIHIPTGEKLSVYDAAMRYNTAGQDTIILAGAEYGSGSSRDWAAKGPMMLVCYYYFCVTSHWFLA; translated from the exons ATGG ctGCTCAAAATGCGTTCAATACCATTTTGAAGACATTGGAGAAGCCAGATGGCGGTGAATTTGGAAAATACTATTGTTTACCTGCTCTCAATGATCCAAGGATCG ATAAACTTCCTTACTGTATTAAAATACTGCTTGAATCTGCAATACGCAACTGCGATGAGTTTCAAGTTAAGAGTAAGGATGTTGAGAAGATCATTGACTGGGAGAACACATCTCCCAAGCAAGTTGAGATTCCGTTTATGCCAGCTCGAGTGCTGCTTCAG GATGCTACTGGTGTTCCCGCTGTTGTTGATCTTGCCTGCATGCGAGATGCTATGAACAAGCTTGGGGGTGATTCTAACAAAATTAATCCGTTG GTTCCTGTAGATCTTGTTATCGACCACTCAGTTCAGGTTGATGTAGCAGGATCCGAAGATGCAGTGCAGGCAAACATGGAACTTGAAtttcaaagaaacaaagaaagattTGCTTTTCTCAAGTGGGGTTCAAATGCATTTGATAACATGCTTGTTGTTCCTCCTGGATTGGGAATAGTACATCAG TTTCAAGGAAGGGAGAAGGAATCACATACTGTTACTGATGACGAGCTTGGTTTAGCATGGACACAGAATACAT ATTTGCATACAACTATGATCGATGGATTGGGTGTTGCTGGCTGGGGTGTTGGTGGTATAGAAGCGGAAGCTGCCATGCTTGGCCAG CCCATGAGCATGGTCTTGCCAGGTGTTGTTGGGTTTAAACTATTAGGAAAACTGAGAGATGATGTGACGGCTACTGATTTGGTGTTGACAGTTACTCAAATGCTAAGGAAGCATGGGGTTGTTGGCAAGTTTGTGGAATTCTATG GAGAAGGCATGGGTGAATTGTCATTAGCTGACCGTGCCACTATTGCCAACATGTCTCCTGACTATGGTGCAACCATGGGATTTTTCCCTGTGGATCATCTCACTCTGCAATATCTACAATTGACTGGTAGAAGTGATGAGACT CCTCAGATTGAGAAAGTGTACTCTTCTTACTTGGAACTGAAACTTGAGGATGTTGAACCCTGTATATCAGGGCCCAAGAG GCCGCATGATCGAGTTCCTTTGCAAGAAATGAAAGCAGATTGGCATGCTTGCTTAGACAACAGAGTTGGATTCAAG GGATTTGCTATACCAAAGGAATCTCAGAACAAGGTTGCAAAGTTTTCATTCCATGGGACTCCTGCAGAGCTGAGGCATGGAGATGTGGTTATAGCAGCTATTACTAGTTGCACAAATACGTCAAATCCTAGTGTAATGCTTGGAGCAGCTGTGGCTGCAAAGAAGGCTTGTGAATTAGGATTGGAG GTCAAGCCGTGGATTAAGACAAGTCTAGCTCCAGGCTCTGGGGTTGTAACCAGATACTTGCAGAAGAG TGGCTTGCAGAAGTACTTGAATCAATTAGGGTTCCATATAGTTGGGTATGGATGCACTACATGCATTGGGAATTCAGGAGATATAGATGAATCTGTGGCATCGGCGATCTCTGAAAATG ATATGGTTGCTGCAGCTGTGTTATCAGGAAATAGAAACTTTGAAGGACGTGTTCATCCTTTGACAAGGGCTAATTATCTTGCTTCTCCTCCACTCGTGGTTGCTTATTCTCTAGCTGGCACT GTAgatattgattttgagaaggAGCCTATTGGTAAGGGGAAAGATGGAAAAGAGATCTTTTTCAGGGATATTTGGCCTTCTAGTGAAGAAGTAGCTAAC GTTGTGCAATCAAGCTTGCTCCCTGACATGTTTAAAGCTACATATCAAGCAATCACCAAAGGAAATCCCATGTGGAACGAATTATCTGTACCTTCCAGTAACCTTTATGCCTGGGATTCAACATCAACTTACAACCACGAGCCACCTTACTTTAAAGACATGACCATGTCGCCTCCTGGTCCGCATAGGGTGAAAGATGCTTACTGCTTGCTTAACTTTGGAGATAGTATCACAACTGATCACGTCTCCCCAGCTGGTAGCATCCACAAAGATAGCCCTGCAGCCAAATTTCTCTTGGAACATGGGGTGGACAGAAGAGATTTCAACTCCTATGGAAGTCGTCGTGGTAATGATGAGGTTATGGCCAGGGGAACTTTTGCAAATATCCGACTAGTAAATAAACTATTGGAAGGAGAAGTTGGGCCAAAAACAATTCATATTCCTACTGGAGAGAAGTTATCCGTTTATGATGCTGCCATG AGATACAATACTGCAGGACAGGATACCATAATTTTGGCTGGTGCGGAATATGGAAGTGGAAGTTCTCGAGACTGGGCTGCAAAAGGTCCAATGATGCTGGTATGCTATTATTACTTTTGTGTTACAAGTCACTGGTTCTTGGCTTGA
- the LOC107916478 gene encoding aconitate hydratase, cytoplasmic isoform X4, whose protein sequence is MAAQNAFNTILKTLEKPDGGEFGKYYCLPALNDPRIDKLPYCIKILLESAIRNCDEFQVKSKDVEKIIDWENTSPKQVEIPFMPARVLLQDATGVPAVVDLACMRDAMNKLGGDSNKINPLVPVDLVIDHSVQVDVAGSEDAVQANMELEFQRNKERFAFLKWGSNAFDNMLVVPPGLGIVHQFQGREKESHTVTDDELGLAWTQNTYLHTTMIDGLGVAGWGVGGIEAEAAMLGQPMSMVLPGVVGFKLLGKLRDDVTATDLVLTVTQMLRKHGVVGKFVEFYGEGMGELSLADRATIANMSPDYGATMGFFPVDHLTLQYLQLTGRSDETPQIEKVYSSYLELKLEDVEPCISGPKRPHDRVPLQEMKADWHACLDNRVGFKGFAIPKESQNKVAKFSFHGTPAELRHGDVVIAAITSCTNTSNPSVMLGAAVAAKKACELGLEVKPWIKTSLAPGSGVVTRYLQKSGLQKYLNQLGFHIVGYGCTTCIGNSGDIDESVASAISENDMVAAAVLSGNRNFEGRVHPLTRANYLASPPLVVAYSLAGTVDIDFEKEPIGKGKDGKEIFFRDIWPSSEEVANVVQSSLLPDMFKATYQAITKGNPMWNELSVPSSNLYAWDSTSTYNHEPPYFKDMTMSPPGPHRVKDAYCLLNFGDSITTDHVSPAGSIHKDSPAAKFLLEHGVDRRDFNSYGSRRGNDEVMARGTFANIRLVNKLLEGEVGPKTIHIPTGEKLSVYDAAMRYNTAGQDTIILAGAEYGSGSSRDWAAKGPMMLASLDNAFSDVVLRV, encoded by the exons ATGG ctGCTCAAAATGCGTTCAATACCATTTTGAAGACATTGGAGAAGCCAGATGGCGGTGAATTTGGAAAATACTATTGTTTACCTGCTCTCAATGATCCAAGGATCG ATAAACTTCCTTACTGTATTAAAATACTGCTTGAATCTGCAATACGCAACTGCGATGAGTTTCAAGTTAAGAGTAAGGATGTTGAGAAGATCATTGACTGGGAGAACACATCTCCCAAGCAAGTTGAGATTCCGTTTATGCCAGCTCGAGTGCTGCTTCAG GATGCTACTGGTGTTCCCGCTGTTGTTGATCTTGCCTGCATGCGAGATGCTATGAACAAGCTTGGGGGTGATTCTAACAAAATTAATCCGTTG GTTCCTGTAGATCTTGTTATCGACCACTCAGTTCAGGTTGATGTAGCAGGATCCGAAGATGCAGTGCAGGCAAACATGGAACTTGAAtttcaaagaaacaaagaaagattTGCTTTTCTCAAGTGGGGTTCAAATGCATTTGATAACATGCTTGTTGTTCCTCCTGGATTGGGAATAGTACATCAG TTTCAAGGAAGGGAGAAGGAATCACATACTGTTACTGATGACGAGCTTGGTTTAGCATGGACACAGAATACAT ATTTGCATACAACTATGATCGATGGATTGGGTGTTGCTGGCTGGGGTGTTGGTGGTATAGAAGCGGAAGCTGCCATGCTTGGCCAG CCCATGAGCATGGTCTTGCCAGGTGTTGTTGGGTTTAAACTATTAGGAAAACTGAGAGATGATGTGACGGCTACTGATTTGGTGTTGACAGTTACTCAAATGCTAAGGAAGCATGGGGTTGTTGGCAAGTTTGTGGAATTCTATG GAGAAGGCATGGGTGAATTGTCATTAGCTGACCGTGCCACTATTGCCAACATGTCTCCTGACTATGGTGCAACCATGGGATTTTTCCCTGTGGATCATCTCACTCTGCAATATCTACAATTGACTGGTAGAAGTGATGAGACT CCTCAGATTGAGAAAGTGTACTCTTCTTACTTGGAACTGAAACTTGAGGATGTTGAACCCTGTATATCAGGGCCCAAGAG GCCGCATGATCGAGTTCCTTTGCAAGAAATGAAAGCAGATTGGCATGCTTGCTTAGACAACAGAGTTGGATTCAAG GGATTTGCTATACCAAAGGAATCTCAGAACAAGGTTGCAAAGTTTTCATTCCATGGGACTCCTGCAGAGCTGAGGCATGGAGATGTGGTTATAGCAGCTATTACTAGTTGCACAAATACGTCAAATCCTAGTGTAATGCTTGGAGCAGCTGTGGCTGCAAAGAAGGCTTGTGAATTAGGATTGGAG GTCAAGCCGTGGATTAAGACAAGTCTAGCTCCAGGCTCTGGGGTTGTAACCAGATACTTGCAGAAGAG TGGCTTGCAGAAGTACTTGAATCAATTAGGGTTCCATATAGTTGGGTATGGATGCACTACATGCATTGGGAATTCAGGAGATATAGATGAATCTGTGGCATCGGCGATCTCTGAAAATG ATATGGTTGCTGCAGCTGTGTTATCAGGAAATAGAAACTTTGAAGGACGTGTTCATCCTTTGACAAGGGCTAATTATCTTGCTTCTCCTCCACTCGTGGTTGCTTATTCTCTAGCTGGCACT GTAgatattgattttgagaaggAGCCTATTGGTAAGGGGAAAGATGGAAAAGAGATCTTTTTCAGGGATATTTGGCCTTCTAGTGAAGAAGTAGCTAAC GTTGTGCAATCAAGCTTGCTCCCTGACATGTTTAAAGCTACATATCAAGCAATCACCAAAGGAAATCCCATGTGGAACGAATTATCTGTACCTTCCAGTAACCTTTATGCCTGGGATTCAACATCAACTTACAACCACGAGCCACCTTACTTTAAAGACATGACCATGTCGCCTCCTGGTCCGCATAGGGTGAAAGATGCTTACTGCTTGCTTAACTTTGGAGATAGTATCACAACTGATCACGTCTCCCCAGCTGGTAGCATCCACAAAGATAGCCCTGCAGCCAAATTTCTCTTGGAACATGGGGTGGACAGAAGAGATTTCAACTCCTATGGAAGTCGTCGTGGTAATGATGAGGTTATGGCCAGGGGAACTTTTGCAAATATCCGACTAGTAAATAAACTATTGGAAGGAGAAGTTGGGCCAAAAACAATTCATATTCCTACTGGAGAGAAGTTATCCGTTTATGATGCTGCCATG AGATACAATACTGCAGGACAGGATACCATAATTTTGGCTGGTGCGGAATATGGAAGTGGAAGTTCTCGAGACTGGGCTGCAAAAGGTCCAATGATGCTG GCCTCTCTCGATAATGCCTTTAGTGATGTTGTACTCAGGGTATAA